The following coding sequences lie in one Candidatus Methylomirabilis lanthanidiphila genomic window:
- a CDS encoding indole-3-pyruvate decarboxylase (Indolepyruvate decarboxylase) — MELCRYLFGRFKEAGVRHVFGLPGDFFLPFFRALEEEPGIEPVILTHEPSVGYAADAYARVQGLGVAAVTWGAGALNMVNATAQAYAERSPVLVLSGAPEIAHRDPDALLHHRVKTFDSQIRVYREVTGAAAALDDPAHAIAEVDRVIDSVLRTKRPGYIEIPRDLIRADVPVPSRREPEIRPKDERAANEALAEVLARIRVAELPAIYAGAEIRRFRLHDKLVALAEKYGLPVATSLDGKAVFPEQHPLFAGNYLGEIGSPRARKVLETADCVLMLGALMTDVNTGMYTARFDRRKVISAVHEGVTVSYHRFPDVSLEELMDALLALPEAPRRMEPLPPPMPPQPIPTGVLTPDAIIAVLNRVAAGRSVLYTADVGDAMFASVELATDMFLGPGYYSSMGFAVPAAIGAGLAAPDRRPIVLVGDGAFLMTGLDLVSCVRLGLHAVVILFNNHTHGMLAAMDGPARSYELPTPDYVRLAESLGARAFRVRTPEELEQALGIALGDATATIMIEAVIPPGTYSASMQRLGAVVHRLRRR; from the coding sequence CTTCCTGCCTTTTTTCAGGGCCCTGGAGGAGGAACCCGGGATCGAGCCGGTGATTCTCACCCATGAGCCGTCCGTGGGGTATGCGGCGGACGCCTATGCCCGCGTCCAGGGCCTGGGCGTCGCCGCCGTGACCTGGGGCGCCGGCGCGCTCAACATGGTCAACGCCACCGCGCAGGCCTACGCCGAGCGCTCGCCGGTACTCGTCCTGTCCGGCGCGCCCGAGATCGCCCATCGGGATCCCGATGCCCTTCTGCATCACCGGGTCAAGACGTTCGACAGTCAGATCCGAGTCTACCGCGAGGTGACCGGCGCTGCCGCGGCTCTTGATGACCCGGCTCATGCCATCGCCGAGGTGGACCGCGTGATTGACAGCGTCCTGCGCACAAAGCGTCCCGGCTACATCGAGATCCCGCGCGACTTGATCCGGGCGGACGTGCCCGTACCCTCCAGACGTGAGCCGGAGATCAGGCCAAAAGATGAGCGCGCTGCGAATGAGGCGCTGGCCGAGGTGCTTGCCCGCATCCGGGTGGCGGAACTCCCGGCCATCTATGCGGGCGCTGAGATACGCCGCTTTCGGCTTCACGACAAGCTGGTGGCGTTGGCCGAGAAATACGGGCTGCCGGTGGCGACCTCTCTGGACGGCAAGGCGGTCTTCCCGGAGCAGCACCCCCTCTTTGCGGGGAACTACCTTGGCGAAATCGGGTCGCCTCGGGCCCGCAAGGTGCTGGAGACCGCCGACTGCGTCCTGATGCTCGGGGCGCTGATGACTGACGTCAATACCGGCATGTATACGGCCCGGTTTGATCGGCGCAAGGTTATCTCGGCCGTCCATGAGGGGGTCACCGTCAGCTATCACCGGTTCCCGGATGTGAGTCTGGAGGAGCTGATGGATGCGCTGCTTGCTTTGCCGGAGGCGCCGAGGCGTATGGAGCCGCTACCGCCGCCAATGCCGCCTCAACCAATTCCGACCGGAGTGCTGACGCCTGATGCTATCATCGCCGTACTCAATCGGGTAGCGGCCGGCCGATCGGTCCTGTACACCGCCGACGTGGGCGACGCGATGTTTGCCAGCGTGGAACTGGCGACGGATATGTTCCTGGGGCCGGGCTATTACTCGAGTATGGGCTTCGCGGTACCCGCGGCTATCGGCGCAGGGTTGGCCGCACCTGATCGGCGGCCCATCGTCCTGGTCGGCGACGGCGCTTTCCTGATGACGGGTCTGGATCTGGTCTCATGTGTGCGCCTCGGGCTGCACGCTGTTGTGATCCTCTTTAACAATCACACCCATGGGATGCTGGCCGCCATGGATGGCCCGGCTCGATCGTATGAGTTGCCGACCCCCGATTACGTGCGGTTGGCCGAAAGCCTGGGGGCCCGCGCTTTCCGTGTCCGGACGCCAGAGGAACTCGAACAAGCCCTGGGAATAGCGCTGGGAGATGCGACGGCGACGATCATGATCGAGGCGGTGATCCCGCCCGGGACCTACTCAGCCTCGATGCAGCGCCTGGGCGCCGTCGTTCATCGCCTGCGACGCAGATAG